Genomic window (Agrobacterium larrymoorei):
ATATTCCGCTGGTCCAGACGCTGACCTTCATTTTCGCGGTGCTCATCGTGCTTTTCAACCTGATCGCCGACGTATTGTACGGCATTCTCGACCCGAGGATCCGCTATGACTGACGCGACCATGACCGAGCCTACGGCAGCTAAAAGCCCGACGCTATCCGCGCTCGCCGATATCTGGAAACAGTTCCGGCGTCACAAGGGCGGCGTCGCGGGACTTGTCGTCTTCATCTTCATCCTGCTTGCCGTCTATGTTGGCCCCTACATCCACACCGTTGCTCCTAACGCTCTCAATGTGAAGGCCCGAAATCAGTGGCCCTCGCTTGCCCATCCGTTCGGTACGGACAATCTCGGCAAAGACATGCTAGCGCAGGTTTTGGCGGGAGGGCGCATTTCGCTCGCCGTCGGCATCACGGCCATGCTGCTGGCCCTGTTTCTCGGCACGCTGATTGGCGTGCTGTCGGGTTATTTCCGCCGGTTGGATGGGCCGTTGATGAGGCTGACGGACCTGTTTCTGGCTCTGCCGCTTCTGCCGCTATTGCTCGTCATATTGCTGCTGTTTCGCGATACGCTGCGCGCCGCATTCGGCCCGGAGACCGGCATCTTCATCCTCATCGTCTTCGTGATCGGGATAACGAGTTGGATGCATACGGCCCGCATCGTACGCGGCGATGTTCTGGCAATGAAAAACCAGGAATTCATCGAGGCGGCGAAATCGAGCGGCATGCGCGAACACCGCATCATCGTCAAACATATTCTACCAAACGTCTTGAGCTCGATCATGGTCTCGGCAACGCTTGGGATCGCCTCCGCCATTATCACGGAGTCGGCACTCTCCTTCCTCGGACTCGGCTTCCCATCCGATTTTCCGACCTGGGGCCGGTTGCTGTTCGATGGAGCGAACTTCCTGCAGTTGACGCCGTCACGCGTGCTATGGCCGGGGCTGGCCATTTCGCTGACGGTGTTGAGCGTCAACTATATCGGCGACGCCGTGCGCGACGCGCTGGACCCGAGAGCGCTGAAGAACTGAGGCAGGAAACATCACCGCCTAGTGTAAGTAACCCAGTCGACTCATGATGAGCCGGGCTGGGTTCGTCATAAAATGCCGGACCTCGGGAATAGCGTCGGCGTTGCTACCGACGGAAGGCATCTGAGATAAGTGATCAGCCTTGCGCTTTTGGCTGCGGCCACTGTTTCACACCGCCACTCCAGTCCTCGAAGGCCTTGGACAACTTCATAACAAAGAGATCCTCAAAGCGCGGGCCAACGATCTGCAGGCCAATCGGCATGCCGGACTTCGAGAAGCCGCAATTGATCGAGGAGGCCGGTTGTTCCGACATGTTCCAAGGCACTGTGAAGGCAATGTGTTCAAAGGGCAGTTGCGGGTCATTGGTGGGAGAAGCCCAATCCGCCGGATAGGAGACAATCGGATTGGTCGGCGAGATGACAGCATCGACCTTCTGCATCAGCCGCCCGCAGCTCTTGCGCATTTCCATGGTCTGGTTGAAGCCGAAGACGGCGCGCGACCCTGACACGTCCGCACCCTTTCTTGCCCATTCCAGAATATAGGGCAGGATCAAGTCCCGGCGTTCCTCGCTGAGCGCCACCATGTCGCCCCAGAATTTCGCCCGCCAGAAATCATCCAGCCCATCCAGCATGTCGCGCGTCAGCACCGGCTCGACCGGAACGATGATGGCGCCTGCCGCTTCGAAGAGCTTGGCAGCAGAAATGACGGCGTCACGCACTTCGTCATCCAGAGGGAGGCCGCAGCCTGCATCCAGCATCAGACCGATCTTCAGGCCCTTCACGTCGGCGTTCAGGTCAAGCCAGTCGATTTCGCTGGGAGGCAGCGATGTGCCGTCGCGCCAGTCCGGGCGCGTCAACGTTGCCATGGCATAGGCGGCATCGGTGACGGTGCGCGCCATCGGCCCGGCGCAACGACCGGTGTAGAAGGGATCGACCGGAATACGGCCTTGGCTGGGCTTGAAACCAAAAAGGCCGGTCCATCCAGCGGGAAGACGCACGGAGCCGCCGATATCCGTGCCGATATGCAGCGTGCCATAACCGGCCGCCCCCGCGGATGCCGCACCGGCGCTGGAGCCTCCGGGGTTTTGCGTCGGGTCCCATGGGTTGCGGCTGAGCTTGTGAAAGCTGGAAAGGCCCGACGAAAGCATACCGTAATCCGGGCAGGTCGTCTTGGCATAAAGGATTGCCCCGTCTTCACGGCAGCGCGCCGCCACAGGCGCATCCTCAAGTGCTGGAACCAGTTCGACCGCCTTCGTGCCGAGCGGCACGGGCTGACCCTTTGTGGCAATGAGCTCCTTCAGCGAGACCGGGAGACCATCGAGGGGCCCGAGTGTTTCTCCCTTCACCCAGCGCTGCGTCGAAGCTTCCGCTTGGCTACGGGCATCTTCCGGATCATAGGCGTAAAGGGCGTTCACAATTGGCTCGAATGCCTCGATGCGTGACTCTACTGCCTGCCAATATTCCAGTGGGGACAGTGTCTTGTCTCGGTAAAGCGCCAGAATTTCGAGCGTGTTGAGGTCTATGAGATCGGTCATGGAATCGTCTCGTCAAAAATAACAGGATGTGAGGGTTGATATCGGCTTCGGGCGATCAGCTCGTATCGCGCGGATCAAGGAGATCGCGAAGACCGTCCCCCAGAAGATTGAGGCCGAAGACGGCAAAGGCGATGGCAAGGCCCGGCATGATGGCGAGCCAGGGGGCGACGCCGAGATAGGTCTGGGCATCGGCCAGCATCCGACCCCAGGTTGCGGCAGGCGGTGGCATTCCGAGACCCAGGAAGGACAAACCAGCCTCGGTGAGAATGGCGAGCCCGAGTTGGATCGTCACCTGCACGATGATCTGGTTGGAGATATTCGGAACGATGTGCACAAGGGTGATCTTCGCACGGCCCTGACCGATACTCGCCGCAGCGGTGATGTATTCCCTTGCCCATATCTGCAGGGCGGCACCGAGCGTCAGGCGAGCGAAAACCGGGACCATGAAGGTGGCGATGGCAATGATGGCGGTGAAACGCCCCGTACCGAGAAAGGCGCCTAGCATCATCGCGGACAAGATGGGGTGGCACAGCGAAGATGATATCGCAGATGCGCATCACCACGGTTTCGGTCAATCCTCGGACGGCTGCGACGGTGACGCCGATCAGGGTGCCTATGAAGGCGCCGATGGCGACAGCGGCAATTGCCGTGGAGAGCGAGTTCCATGCACCTGCCATCAGCATGGAGAGCACGTCACGACCGAAGTGGTCGGTGCCGAGGCCGCCATAGACGAAGGGAGATTTCAGCTTCTGGACGATCTGCATCTTGGTGGGCGAGACTGGAGTCCAGACCAGGGAAAGCAATGCGACTGCGATCAGGAAGGTCGTGACAACAATCCCTATCACGAAGGTTGGGCGGTGACGGACGAAGCGCATCATTTCGCACCTGACCGCAGTCTCGGATCGATGAAGAGATAGGCGATATCGACGAGGAAATTCATGATGATGACGAGCGCTGAGAAGAACAGCACGACGGACTGCATGACGACGATATCCCGCTGGGTCAGCGCCTGATAAGCGAGCCGTCCAAGCCCGGGCAGGTTGAAGACATTCTCTACCAGGATCGCGCCAGCAATGAGGAAGGTGAACTGCAAACCGATCATGGTGACGACGGGAATCATCGCATTCGGCACCGCGTGCCGCCATAGCGCGACGCGGTCGCTGAGCCCCTTGGCGCGTGCCGTGCGAACGAAATCCTCGTTCATCACCTCAAGCACGGCGGAGCGACAGACGCGGGTCAGAACGCCTGCCTGCGAGAGCGCCAGCGCCACCGCTGGCAGAACCAGAGCCGTCAGTCCCGCGGTAAAACTTGGCGTCCATCCGGGAAAGCCACCAGCCGGCATCCAGCCGAGCGTCGTCGAAAAGAGGATGATCAAGAGCAGGCCAACCCAGAAGCCGGGCACGGCAATTCCTACGTGAGAAAACAGCCCTGCCACGAAGTCTATTGCGCCATTGCGGTTCCTCGCCGCTGCAACACCGAGGGGAATGGCGATGGCAACCGAGAGGCAGACGGCGAGAAGCGCAAGTGGCAGAGTGACAACCAGACGCTCTGCAACGAGCCCGGCGACCGGGACGCCATATGTGTAGGATTGCCCTAGATCCCCACGCAGGACGCCCATGAGCCAGTGGATATAGCGAATTGGGAGCGGCTGATCGAGACCCATCTGTTTCTGCAAGGCGGCGAGCGTATCGGGGCTGGCAGAGGTGCCCAGCATGATGGCTGCCGGGTCACCTGGAAGCAGGCCCATGACGAAGAAGATCAGGCACGAAACGGCCAGGAGCGTGACGAACAGGCCAAGGATGCGTTTGAGGATCAGGATGGTCATGATCTGCAATCGCTGGAGACGTGCTGCAAGTAGCGCACTCCCCTCTGTCCTGCCCGGCCTCTCCCCCTCAAGGGGAGAGATTGGAAAAAGGCAAGCCCATGCGCCATCTCAACCATCCGGCAAAAGCGAGGAGGTGACCACCAATCGATCTCCCACCTTGAGGGGGAGATGTCCGGCAGGACAGAGGGGAGTATGGGTAGACCTCGCTCCATAAGATTCATTCTTCCCAATGAACGTCCGTCAGCACGTTCGACGGAATAGGTTCGTCCTGCCAGAGACCCTTGACCTTCTTGTCCCAGACGCCAAGCTTCGGCATAACGAAGAGAAAGAGAGCTGGAACATCTTCAGCAAGAATCTTTTGCGCCTCACCATAGAGCTTTTCCTGCTCACCGGCGTCGGCCGTCTTTTCGACATTGGCAATGACCTCATTGAAGGCCGGGTTTTTGTAGTTGAAGTAGTATGGGTCGCGGGAATAGATATCGATATCCATCGGCTCCGCATGTGCGACGATCGTCATGTCGTAATTGCCGCCCTTGAAGACATCCGCAACCCATTTGGCCGGAAATTCGGTGGTCTCGATGGTCATCGTGACGCCGATTTCGGCGAGCATGGCCTGGAGAACCTGTGAGGTGCGCTGCGCATAGGCCATCTGAGGGGCCTTGATGGTGAAGCTGAAGCCATTCGGATAACCCGCTTCCGCCAGCAATGCCTTGGCCTTTTCGACATCATAAGGGTGAACACCCGTCGTATCGATATAGCCGCGGTCGTTGGGGGTATAGTGGCTACCGATGGCGGTGCCGAGACCGGACCACGCGCCTTCGATGACGGTCGGACGATCGACTGCCATCATCAGCGCCTGGCGCACGCGCTTGTCGTCGAAGGGCTTCCGGGCATTGTTCATACCCGCAACGACCTTCAACTCGGTATTGCCGACGAAGGTGCCGAGACGGGCGTCGCCATCGAAGGAGGACATGAGCTCCGGCGCACCGAATTCCGGGAATGCGTCGATATCACCGGCTTTCAAAGCGGCCGCCTGTGCCTGCGCATCGGAAACGAAGCGGAAGGTGGCTTTCTCCAGCTTCACCGCGACGTTCTTGTCCCAATAAGACGGGTTCTTTGCGAGCTCGACCTTGTCGCCCTTCGCCCAGCTGACGAATTTGAACGGGCCGGTACCGATGGGCGTGGTGCGGTTGTTCTCTGCGCTCTTCGGCGCGACCATGACGGAGGCCGGCCAGCCGAGCCAATAAATGAGGCTGCCGGCGGGCTGCTTCAGTTTCAGAACCAAGGTGTCCGCATCAGGCGTCTCGATGGTGTCTATGGACGCAAAAAAGCGCTTCTGCGGATTGACGGAGCCTTCGCCGCGGGCTCGATCCAGCGAAAATTTCGCAACAGAGGAATCAAAGGCTTCACCATCGTGGAAGGTCACGCCCTTGCGCAGCTTGAACGTATAGGTCTTGCCGTCCGGAGAGATCTGCCAGCTCTCGGCGAGCTGCGGCTTGACTTGCCCCTTGCTGTCAATGGTGACAAGTCCTTCGAAGATGTTCTGCCACGTCACCTGACCGATAGCGACGGGCGCTGCGATCGTCGGGTCGAGGCCGGTCGGCTCGATCGCCATTCCAAGCGTCAGCGCCGTCTTGGGTGCGGCCTCAGCCTCCACAGCCGAAAACGGCAACCAGAGTGCGGTCCCCAAGGCAAGGGTCAGGGCGGTGCGGCGTGAAAGCGTCGCCGCCTGCGAAAAATAATTGCGTGGCATCATTATCCCCTGTCGGACGGGCCGGGCTTTTTGCCCTTTGAAAGACCGTCTGTTGCAAAAAGAGTGGCATGGTGACGGCGCACACACAATCTGCATTTTTGTGTGCTCCGCGTAGCCGAAAACGCTACACGGTATTTGGGATCAAAATCAACCTGTGAGACGGCGAGAGGTGATAGAGAGAGCAAACCGAAATGTTCTACTCCGGTCTTCCTTCGCGCTCCCTGGGCATCCTGGTCTCACGCTGCTTTACCCTTCATGGCAGAAACAAAATCGCAGTTTTTTATACCGCTGCCTCACGCATGAAACGTTCGATGAAATCGGCTAGTTTGGACGCCGCAAAGGACAATTGCCGATCCGGTGCGACGCAGAGATCGATCTGCGTATGGATGCCTTTCTTCCCCGCTAGAGGCACCGCGACCATCTGGCCGCTGCGCAGCTCGCGCGCCCACCGACAGGGCCGGCAACAACGTGGCAGCCGCATTTCCCAGGACCAATTCTTTGAGCATTTCCAGCGAGCTGGTGATGAAGACCGGATCGAGTTCGATACCGGCCTCCGCGAAGAGGGCGTCGAAGGCTTGACGGGCGGCAAAGGTTTTGTCCGGCAGGGCAAGCGGAAGCGCGGCAAGTTCCTTCAAAGTCACTTCCGGCTGGCCTGCAAGTGCATGCCTCGCCGGAAAGATGGCATCATAGCTGATACGCGTGCGCGAGCGAACCTTCACACCCGAGAGCTTCGGCGCAAACAGGCTGACGACGAGGTCCGCTTCTGCGGTTCCCAAGGCCTCCATTGCCTGACGCGCACTGGTGATATTGACCTCAAAACGAAGCTTTGGATATTTCAGGCTGAACTGCGCCAGCACGGGCGCCAGCAGATTGGCCACCGTGGCACCGTTGGCATAGATCGTGACCCGTCCGCGTTGCAGGCCTTTCAGATCGTCGATGAGTTGGTTGACATGGTCCAACTCACGCAGCGTCTTTCCCGCACGCGCAGCAAGAAGCTCGCCCGCCGCCGTCAGCTTCACGCCGCGGCTGGAGCGCTCGACCAGCGGCGTGCCGAAATAATATTCGAGATTTTCGATCTGACGACTGACCGCGGTGGGTGCAACATTCAGGTTCTCGGCCGCCGCGCGCATGGAATTGGTACGGACGAGTTCGTCGAAATACATCAATGCGCGCAATTGCATGGAGCGATCATCCCCAATGTGATCAATGGCCGGTCGATAGGCCCAAGAAACGCTACACTCCGTCCGCGGCGCAACATCCCACGAACGTCGGCGATGCACGCAGTCAGACAAAAGCCTTCGACCCGCTGCGGTCATACACCAGGCGTAAGCCAGCCTCAATCGCGCCGGAAGCCTTCGCTCGCCACCATCAGCTGCCGCGTGTAATCGGCGGAGAACTCTCTCGTTTCCAGTTGATGCACGTCCATCGACTCGACGATCTTGCCGCTTTTCATCACCGCCAGCCGGTCGCACATATGGCTGATAACGCCGAGATCGTGACTGACCATGACGAAAGTCAGGTTTCTGTCCTTGCGCGCCTGTTCAAGCAAGTTGAGAATTTCCGCCTGGATCGAGGCGTCCAGTGCCGATGTCGGTTCGTCGAGGAGCAGGATCTTCGGCTCCAGGATCAGCGCGCGGGCAATGGCGATACGCTGGCGCTGTCCCCCTGAAAGCTGGTGCGAGTAGCGGAAGCGGAAACCGGTGCCAAGACCGACCTCGTCAAGAGCGCGGTTGATGCGCGCTTCCTTGTTGTCCACCCCGTGAATTACCAGCGGCTCCAACAAGATGGAATCCACTGTCTGACGCGGATGCAGCGAACCGTAAGGATCCTGAAACACCATCTGGACATCGCGATAAAAGCTCTTGTCGCGTGACTTGCGGCTATAGGTCCGCCCGTCCACCATGAGGGAGCCTTCGTCGAAATGGTTGAGGCCGGCAATCGCACGTAAAAGCGTCGACTTGCCGGAGCCGGATTCACCAACGAGCCCGAAGGATTCGCCCTTCGCCACCTCGATGCTGACCCGATCCAGTGCCAGATAGCCGTCGAAGTCCACGACGATATCCTTGGCAGATAGTACGACCGTCATAGACGCCACTCCGCTTGGCGTTGAAGGACCGGCAGCGGATGCCGGTGCTCGCCGATTTTCGGCAGACAGTTCAGAAGTCCCTGCGTGTAGGGATGTTTGGCGTTTTGCAGATTGGCGGATGGAAGCTCTTCCACCACACGCCCCGCATACATCACGAGAACCCGGTCGCAGAAGGACGAAACGAGCCGTAGATCATGCGAGACGAAAATCAGGCCCATGCCTCGCTCGCGCACCAGCTTGTCGAGAATATCCAGCACTTCCAGCTGCACCGTCACGTCGAGTGCAGATGTCGGCTCGTCGGCGATCAGGAGTTCCGGACCGCAGACCAGCATCATGGCGATCATGACGCGCTGCCCCATACCGCCGGATACCTCGTGCGGATAGAGATTGAAGACGCGTTCCGGATCGCGGATCTGCACCGCCTCGAGCATGTCGAGCGCGCGTTTCTTCGCGTCAGAAAAGCCAATCCGCTCATGCGTCTTCAGCGTTTCGACGATCTGGCGGCCGATGGTCATGACCGGGTTCAGCGAATATTTCGGATCCTGCAGGATCATTGCGATCCGCTTGCCGCGAATAGCGCGACGCTGCTTTGCCGGAGCGGTCAGAAGATCGATATCGCCAAAGCGAAGTGCGTCTGCCTCAATCTTCGCGTGCCCTGGTGTCAGACCCATGATGGCGCGACCGGTCTGAGATTTGCCCGAGCCGGACTCGCCGACAATTCCGAGACGTTCCTTGCCGAGCGTAAAGGACACGCCCCGCACGGCTTCGACAAGGCCGGTTCTCGTCGGAAAGCTGACGCGCAGATTGTCGACCGTCAGAAGAGGTGTGGTCAAAGATGGGGTCATTGGCCAGCCTCCTTCGGATCGAGCGCATCGCGAAGCCCGTCACCCAAGAGGTTGAAGCCAAGGCTGACGATGAGGATGGCGGCACCCGGCATGGCAGCAACCCACCACTGGTCGAGGATGAAGCGGCGGCCAGAGGCAATCATCGCACCCCATTCAGGAAGCGGGGGCTGCGCGCCGAGACCCAGAAAGCCGAGACCGGCGGCGGTGAGGATGATGCCGGCCATATCCAGCGTCACACGCACGATGAGCGAGGAGAAACAGAGGGGGATGACGTGTTTGAGCACGATCCGCCAGGGAGACGCCCCCATCAGCTTCACCGCGGCGATGAAGTCGGAATTTCGAAACGTCATGGTTTCGGCGCGTGCAATACGCGCATAAGGCGGCCAGGAAGTAACGGCGATAGCCAGTACCGCGTTCTCGATACCGGGACCCAAGGCTGCAACGAGCGCAAGCGCAAGAACAAGCTTGGGAAAGGCGAGAAAAATATCGGTGATCCGCATCAGCACCGCGTCGATCCAGCCACCGGCATAGCCTGCCACGGTGCCGACGATGAGACCGATCGGGGCGGCAATGATCGCAACCAGCACGACGACGAAAAGCGTGAGGCGCGAACCGTAGATCAGGCGGGATAGAATATCCCGCCCCTGATCGTCGGTGCCGAGCCAATATCCATCTGTCCCCGGAGGCAACAAGCGGGCATTGCGGAGATCGCCCTGAACAGGGGAATGCGGCGCCAGAACATTGGCGAAGACCGCGACGAACACGAGCGCCAGGATGATGCCGAGCCCGGCAAGCGCCAGACGGTTTTCCGAAAACCGCCGCCAGATGACATAGGCGCGGCCAAGCCGTGCCTGCTTGCGTGAAGTCGGGCGGTCGGAGAGCAACCACTCGCGGCTATAGGGTTTCAATAGAGCATCCGTCATCGGCTGCGCGTCCTTGGATCGAGCGTCCGGTAGAGCAGATCGGACAGGAGATTGATGCCGATGAAGACGGCGCCGATCACGATGGTGCCGCCGAGAACGGCATTCATATCCGCATTCTGCAGGGAATTGGTGATGTAGAGGCCAAGGCCCGGCCACGAGAAGATCGTTTCCGTCAGAACCGAGCCTTCCAACAGACCGGCATAGGAGAGCACGATGACCGTTAGCAGAGGGACTGCGGCGTTACGCAGAGCGTGGAACCAGATGATCCGGGTTTCCGACAGGCCCTTGGCGCGTGCGGCGACGATATATTCCTGCGCCAGTTCGTTCAGCATGAAGGAGCGCGTCATGCGGCTGATATAGGCGAGTGAGAAGTAGCCGAGCAATCCTGCGGGCAGAATGATGTGACGGAAGAGATCCCAAAACACATCCCACTGGCCCTGCCACAACGCATCGAACAGATAAAATCCGGTCGTCGGCGTGAAGGTGAACTCGTAGACGATATCGATACGGCCAGGATAGGCCACCCAGTGCAGCTTGGCGTAAAACACCAGAAGCGCCAAAAGGCCGAGCCAGAAAATCGGCACCGAATAGCCGATAAGTCCGATGACGCGCACGATCTGGTCGATGATGCTGCCCCGCTTGACCGCTGCCAATACGCCGAGCGGGACGCCGAAGATGGCACCAATCAATGTGCCGAGCGTCGCAAGCTCTATGGTTGCCGGGAAAACGCGCTTGATGTCGTCCATTACGGGATTGGTCGTCAGCACCGACGTCCCGAAATTGCCGGTGAGCGCCTGCTTCAGATAGATGAAAAACTGCTGCCAGAGCGGCAGGTTCAAGCCGAGCTCTTCCCGAACCCGCTCCACCACGTGGGCGGGTGCGCGGTCGCCGACGATCGCCAGCGCCGGATCGATAGGAATGACGCGGCCAATGAAAAAGGTTACCGCCAGCAAGCCTAAAAAGGTGGTGACAACGGTAATGATGAAGCCGAGAACGGCCATAAGGCGCCGGTTGGCACGGCGTTTGCCGTGCCTCGCCCTTGCGGAATTGTCAACGATACTCAATGAACCGATCCTGCCGGATCATTCCTTGGAGATGTTGTAGACATAGTTGGTGTCGAAGCTCGGACCGAGCTTTAGACCCTTGAGCTTCGTCGTGTAACCGGCCACTTCGGTCTGCTGGAAGATGATGACGAAGGGTCCGGTTTCGAGAACCTTTTTCTGTAGATCCTCATAGATCTTCGCACGCTTGGCGCTGTCTCTTTCCAGAAGTGCGGACTGCGTTTCCTTCGTCAGCTCAGGAACGTCCCAGGCATTGCGCCAGGCGAGCGTCTTATTCTTCGCGTCGTCGGCATTGTCGTAATTAATGGTGAAGGTTTCGGCATTCGAGTTCGGGTCGAAATAGTCCGATCCCCATTGGCCGATATACATTTCATGCGTACGGGCACGGTATTTGGTAAGCGTCTGCTTGCCATCGCCCGGAATGATTTCAAGCTTGATACCGGCCTGCGCCATGGTCTGCTGAACGCTTTCGGCAATGCCCGTCACGGGCTGGGTGTTGCGCACATCCATGGTGACGGTGAAGCCATCCTTCAGGCCGGCCTTGGCAAGCAGTTCCTTCGCCTTTGCAACGTCGAGCTTGTAGGGGTTTTCATCAAGCGCACCCAACTGGCCCTTCGGCAGGAAGGTCTGGTGGATTTCGCCGATGCCCTTGATCAAGGTCGCGCCGATCGCGTCGTAATCGACGAGATACTTTATCGCCTCGACGACTTCCGGCTTCTTCAGATACTCGTTCTTCTGGTTAAGGCTGAAATAGTAGACGGTGCCCTTTGGCGCGGAAGTGACAGCAAGTCCCTGCTTCTTGGCAACGGCCTCCATATCTCCAGGCTCAAGATTGCGGGCCACATCGATATCGCCGTTTTCAAGTGCCAGACGCTGACCGGAGCTTTCCTTCATGTGGCGATAGACGACGCGCTTCAGCTTCGGCTTTTCGCCATAGTAATTGGGATTGGCTTCAAGGATGACGGCCTCATTGGCTTTCCAGCCAAGAATTTTGTAGGGACCGGAACCGGCATAGCCGGTCTTCAGGAATTCATTGCCGAAGTCCGTCTCGTATTTGTAGTCGGCTGTCGGCGTGACGGCTTTTGCCTTTTCCATGACGAGCTTCTTATCGACGACCGAGGCGACGGTCGCGGTCAGAACGTTCAGGACGAAGCTCGGCGCATAGGGCTTGTCCACCGTCAGCGTGAAGGTATCGGGCGCAGTCGCCTTGGCCTTTTCGTTGACATTGTCGCCCTTCAGGCCGAACTGGGTAAGAAGGAAGGCGGGCGACTTGTCGAGCTTGACGGCGCGCTCGAAGGAAAACGCCACGTCTTCAGCAGTTACCGGATTACCGGAGGCGAATTTGAGGCCGGGCTTCAGCTTGAAGGTGTAGGTCAGACCATCGTCCGACGTCGTCCAGCTTTCGGCCAGATCGCCGACAACCTTGGACGTGTCATTGAGGTCGATCGAGACCAGCTTGGAGTAGGTGTTGCCGGTGACTTCCGCGGTCGACAGTTCGAATGCCTCACCCGGATCGAGCGTGATGATGTCATCGATGGCGAAACCTTCCACCAGCGTATCGGCGGGCGTGGCGGCAAAAGCCTGCGGCGCGGACAGCGCAATCAGCGACAGCGCGGCGCTGGTTGCCAGAATGCGGGCCATTTTGTTGAGCGACTTCGTCATTGTTCTCCCCTTTATAGGTTGGTATTACTCTTGATCAGGTCGGCTCATGCCAGGCTTGAGCCAGAACACGCAGCCAGTTTTCCCGGCAAATTTTAGCAAGCTCTACTTCAGAGTAGCCAGCAGCCTTGAGAGCGGCAACCAGATTCTGATTGCCCGCGGCATCGGCGATTTCCGCCGGTACGGTGGCACCGTCGAAATCAGAACCGAGTGCCACGCAATCGATGCCCATGCGCTCGACCATGTAGTCGATGTGGCGAACCATGTCGGATAGTGGTGTGTTCGCATCGTCGCGTGCATCTGGGCGCAGCATGGTCACGGCGTAATTCAGTCCGACCAGCCCGTTTCTTTCCTTGATCGCGTCCATCTGGGCATCGGTCAGATTGCGGGCGACACCGGTCAGGGCATGCGCGTTCGAATGGCTGGCGATCAGCGGCTGATCGCTTGTCTTCGCCACATCCCAGAAACCTTCTTCGGTGATGTGAGCCAGATCGATCAGAATGCCGAGCTGGTTGCAGCGCTTGACGAGTTCGAAACCAGCATCAGTCAGGCCGGGCGCGGTATCCGGAGACATGGGAAAGGCGAAAGGCACACCATGGCCGAAGGCGTTATGACGGCTCCACACAGGTCCAAGCGAACGGAGACCGGCGGCATAGAACACTTCCAGAGCATCCAGATCTTCATCGATCGCCTCGCACCCTTCCATATGAAGGACTGCTGCGAAAATATTCTCGTCCATTGCCCTGCGGATATCTGCTGTCGAACGGCAAATCTTC
Coding sequences:
- a CDS encoding ABC transporter permease, whose product is MTDATMTEPTAAKSPTLSALADIWKQFRRHKGGVAGLVVFIFILLAVYVGPYIHTVAPNALNVKARNQWPSLAHPFGTDNLGKDMLAQVLAGGRISLAVGITAMLLALFLGTLIGVLSGYFRRLDGPLMRLTDLFLALPLLPLLLVILLLFRDTLRAAFGPETGIFILIVFVIGITSWMHTARIVRGDVLAMKNQEFIEAAKSSGMREHRIIVKHILPNVLSSIMVSATLGIASAIITESALSFLGLGFPSDFPTWGRLLFDGANFLQLTPSRVLWPGLAISLTVLSVNYIGDAVRDALDPRALKN
- a CDS encoding amidase; translation: MTDLIDLNTLEILALYRDKTLSPLEYWQAVESRIEAFEPIVNALYAYDPEDARSQAEASTQRWVKGETLGPLDGLPVSLKELIATKGQPVPLGTKAVELVPALEDAPVAARCREDGAILYAKTTCPDYGMLSSGLSSFHKLSRNPWDPTQNPGGSSAGAASAGAAGYGTLHIGTDIGGSVRLPAGWTGLFGFKPSQGRIPVDPFYTGRCAGPMARTVTDAAYAMATLTRPDWRDGTSLPPSEIDWLDLNADVKGLKIGLMLDAGCGLPLDDEVRDAVISAAKLFEAAGAIIVPVEPVLTRDMLDGLDDFWRAKFWGDMVALSEERRDLILPYILEWARKGADVSGSRAVFGFNQTMEMRKSCGRLMQKVDAVISPTNPIVSYPADWASPTNDPQLPFEHIAFTVPWNMSEQPASSINCGFSKSGMPIGLQIVGPRFEDLFVMKLSKAFEDWSGGVKQWPQPKAQG
- a CDS encoding ABC transporter permease, whose product is MTILILKRILGLFVTLLAVSCLIFFVMGLLPGDPAAIMLGTSASPDTLAALQKQMGLDQPLPIRYIHWLMGVLRGDLGQSYTYGVPVAGLVAERLVVTLPLALLAVCLSVAIAIPLGVAAARNRNGAIDFVAGLFSHVGIAVPGFWVGLLLIILFSTTLGWMPAGGFPGWTPSFTAGLTALVLPAVALALSQAGVLTRVCRSAVLEVMNEDFVRTARAKGLSDRVALWRHAVPNAMIPVVTMIGLQFTFLIAGAILVENVFNLPGLGRLAYQALTQRDIVVMQSVVLFFSALVIIMNFLVDIAYLFIDPRLRSGAK
- a CDS encoding ABC transporter substrate-binding protein translates to MPRNYFSQAATLSRRTALTLALGTALWLPFSAVEAEAAPKTALTLGMAIEPTGLDPTIAAPVAIGQVTWQNIFEGLVTIDSKGQVKPQLAESWQISPDGKTYTFKLRKGVTFHDGEAFDSSVAKFSLDRARGEGSVNPQKRFFASIDTIETPDADTLVLKLKQPAGSLIYWLGWPASVMVAPKSAENNRTTPIGTGPFKFVSWAKGDKVELAKNPSYWDKNVAVKLEKATFRFVSDAQAQAAALKAGDIDAFPEFGAPELMSSFDGDARLGTFVGNTELKVVAGMNNARKPFDDKRVRQALMMAVDRPTVIEGAWSGLGTAIGSHYTPNDRGYIDTTGVHPYDVEKAKALLAEAGYPNGFSFTIKAPQMAYAQRTSQVLQAMLAEIGVTMTIETTEFPAKWVADVFKGGNYDMTIVAHAEPMDIDIYSRDPYYFNYKNPAFNEVIANVEKTADAGEQEKLYGEAQKILAEDVPALFLFVMPKLGVWDKKVKGLWQDEPIPSNVLTDVHWEE
- a CDS encoding ABC transporter ATP-binding protein gives rise to the protein MTVVLSAKDIVVDFDGYLALDRVSIEVAKGESFGLVGESGSGKSTLLRAIAGLNHFDEGSLMVDGRTYSRKSRDKSFYRDVQMVFQDPYGSLHPRQTVDSILLEPLVIHGVDNKEARINRALDEVGLGTGFRFRYSHQLSGGQRQRIAIARALILEPKILLLDEPTSALDASIQAEILNLLEQARKDRNLTFVMVSHDLGVISHMCDRLAVMKSGKIVESMDVHQLETREFSADYTRQLMVASEGFRRD
- a CDS encoding ABC transporter ATP-binding protein — encoded protein: MTTPLLTVDNLRVSFPTRTGLVEAVRGVSFTLGKERLGIVGESGSGKSQTGRAIMGLTPGHAKIEADALRFGDIDLLTAPAKQRRAIRGKRIAMILQDPKYSLNPVMTIGRQIVETLKTHERIGFSDAKKRALDMLEAVQIRDPERVFNLYPHEVSGGMGQRVMIAMMLVCGPELLIADEPTSALDVTVQLEVLDILDKLVRERGMGLIFVSHDLRLVSSFCDRVLVMYAGRVVEELPSANLQNAKHPYTQGLLNCLPKIGEHRHPLPVLQRQAEWRL